CCCTAAACCCCAAAGTAAATGAGGTGGGCGTTTTCACCTCACAGTCTACACATTATGCTTTGTTCTGATTTTACACATTCTTTGACTCTAACACCCGGGAAATGTGTCTAAATCAGTAATTCTGGGTTTTGACAATAGTTTTGAAGTAGAAAAGAGTCATGGcgtaaagaaagagaaactgaagagAAATGTGTTTAACCTGCTTGTGAAGGGGTCATCAACAAGAAGACTCTAGGGGAAAGTTAACGTGTTCATAGGATttataatgaataattataaatggGGACATAtaggaataaacatttattgagcatctcctAGTACTAGGCACTATATTGAGCAGTATGGGCATAGTAGAAAACAGACTGGGACCTTGTCCTATAAGTATATTAAGAGAGACAATGGCCAAGTAATTATAAGTGTCTAGAGAGTTCCAGAAGGAAAGTGCAGGGAGTTAAGAAATACATAGGGAGGGGGCTTAGCCTCATGTAGGAATTCCAGGTAGTGTCACTTAAAAAGGGTAAATACTAATTAGCCAAAGCAATGGAATTGTGAGGAAAGGAACCTTCCAGGTGGAGACACCATTCACCTCCATGAAGGAGAAAGGTAATACGAGACAAGTACATAAATGCAAACTGAAAAGGGCTGTAAAGAACCAACAGACACCATGACAGGAGGACCTTTTTGATAAAGTGCTCTCAGAAGACCTCTTTGAGGAAGTGATAGTCCAGATGAAATctgaagagtaagaaaaaaaaaatcagcattgaAAAGAGCAGGGAGCAAGGTGTTTCAGGTGGAGAAGACAAGGCATGTGAGGGTCTTGAGAAGAGGAACCCCTTTGTATATGTTGGGAACAGAAAGTAGGCCAGAGTCTTCAAACATGAAGTGTTAGGAAGAGAGTAGCTTGGGAAAGCAGGAGCCAGATTTAGTATGATTGGGAGGCTCTATACAGTTTATCAGGGGAGTGTTTGGGGAGTTGTTGACAGGTGGCTTGACAGCAGGCATGGAGACCTCACAATGACTGAAATATCAGGAAATTGAggctatgaaaaattaaataggtTTCTAAATGTTTTTGTACACTGGAAATGACAGAGCCAGCTTTTGAACTGAAGCTTATTTAACTCCAAAGCTCATGCTCATTGGGAAGGTCTGTGTGATCAAATCACTTACACTAATGATTGACAAGGAAGTGCCCTGAGAGAAACATATTCAGAAAGAACTCTGGGATTTTTCAAAATCCCCACTCCCTAGGGAAGGACCCTATGAATGGACACTATAAGATGTTTTTGAACTAATTTTCCCGGATCAAAGGCTAAAGGAGGAACaaactctataaaaaaaaaaacaacctaaaagcCCTCTAAAAAATCCATACACAGAtgatcctttttttatttttttatttttagtattgacaaagattttttaatatttatttataatttttgagagagagagacagagagagagagagagagagagagagagagagagagtgtgtgtgtgtgtcagcacagagcccgatgcagggcacaaatccacaaaccatgagatcatgacttgagtggaagtcagacacttaactgactgagccacccaggtgcccctcatgatgATCCTTCTaagttctctttatttatttaaatatgtgagagccaaaacattttttttggatgtaaaatgttctcatattttataaatgcaaatgaaatagattcttccctcctttcttacTTCTTTGGGGTTCATTTTTCACTAATTTCTTTGCTATTTAAATGTGGTGTCTTGGCTTTTGGAGTTCCCTAAAATTATGTTGTGTCCTTTATTGATGGTGACAGTCAAATACATAGTGAGCTGGCACCTGCTTCCTAATTCCCCATCCCTATTGGCACAAAAGCTTGTCTTCCACTGGGCACCTTGGAATAGTGATCAGGCATGGAGTGGGGTCATGGCCACCGAGTAGCTCACAAAGACACACTTTTTATCTCTGATTCCAACGTGGTTTCAGGAGTTTTCTCAGTTTTGCCTTCTTGAAGAATCCTTCTGCTGCAGAAAATTACGATGACCATTTCCCAGAGTCTctgaagaaagaagaatggaTTAAATCATTCGATGGGAGCAAAGAGTTTGCACTAAAAACACAGCCTAATCATTGTGGTGAACACCGTCTGTTCACTGGTGATTTGGGCAAGTGAGGGAGTCCTGGAGACCTGACAGCTGGCTGGCAGATTTCTGAATGAGTGAGGAAATTTTCCAGTTCATCTGTGTAGAATTTAGTCCGACATTACAACATTAGGCTACCCATCTGCAGCTTGCAATTGGTATAGACAAGAGAATCACTATTACTTTGTGGAGACAAGCCACAAATGTGGAATGAGGCAGACTGGCATGCCTGTTTGGGGTTGGCAGGGCCAAGGTTTAGTCTATTGTTGCAGGCCTGCCTGCCAAAGGAGAGTGAGAGTCCGATTGCATTAGGCCCTCATCACACACAATGTCTTAGAACGGACAGAATGTGGGGAATGAACTGAGAAACTCTGACTTTATGAAGGTGGCTGTTCACACTCCCTTGCTTGTTGTTTGAGCCCTTCCTAATGGGCTGGTGTCTTTTCATTCCAGAGGCCATTTATTACTGGAGTTGGATAGATCTGTTTTGATGCTGATATCAGTTTATGGGTTATTATATCCATTTGCAAATCATGACTCAAAAGAGGAAACTCTGGGATGCGAAACACTCCATATGCCCATAAATCACAAATTGAATCAAAGTTGGCAACATGAAAGTGATTGTGTTGGGAGTTTGAAAGCCTCACTCAGCCAACCTTTGTTGAACCTCTGATATTGTATGCTACAATGCTTGGGggactgcaaaggaaataaagaatgtgGAGGAGTATATGCAGAAAGGATCTTAGAGGTCatacaatccaaatgcccatctcAATAGAAGACTGGTTCTTTGCCATTggacttgttttttaaatgggagggtagctttaaaaaaaaaaaaaggacttgtgTGTTGGCCCAAGTAGAGCAAATAGAATgtagcccttccttccttccttccttccgtccttccttccttccttccttctttcctttctctttctttctttctttctttctttctttctttctttctttctattccagCAAAACTGATTGGTTGACTCTAAAATAGTTATACTATtagtaatattaaagaaaaaaataaaagtggttgCAATTTATTGACCTCTTACCAAGTGTCACTTTACAAGCATTGtgtctttaatcctcacaaaactctGAGGTAAAAATTAACATTAGTCTCCATTAAAATATGTGAGGGTTTTGAAGTTCAGCTAGATtgtgtgacttgcccaagatcagagAGGAGAGCAGTGCACAGAGCCAGTACTTAAACCTAGGTGAAGAGTCTCAGCTTGTCTCTATGTGGGAGAGGAAAGTAGATGTTGAGTtgtaaaaaatgagataaataccTTTTCCAGCACTTTTGAATTGTGTACATGAGGACAAATCTTTTCCACTCTGAGTCTCAATCtattcattttaaatggcaaaaaatagTGGTCTCTAAGCACACAAGGGGGTCAGATGAACATACAGAACAATGTATGTGaacttgtttaaaaattcaagagCATTATTAACGTGATCTTTCATTTAGGCAGCACACATTAGTTGAGCGCTTCCATTGTGATCAGCACTTTGCTAGCACAGTGTTGGAATAATGACCTGTGGTGGAGGCCACAGAGGACTCAGCTTAGTGTGAGAAGAGGTGAGCACGTGATTCCATTACGGTAATTGTCATGGcatcaaaaggagaaagaaggacacTGTCTGCAGAGGTTGAAGTTGACTTTAAGAAGCAATGTCTTAGCATTTTGTCAGATGGAGAAGTAGGCTTATGTCTGGCCAAGAAGACATCATAATGACAAGTAGAGAGAAGAGCAACAGAGTATGTTAgcataaaagtaacaaaaatatatttaattgaagtatgattaacatacagtggtatattcatttcaggtgtacaacataatgattcagctaaaaaacatattttttaaaaatgtgtatttcttttgagagagagagcgagcgagcaactaggggagagaatagagagagaatcccaagccggctccgtgCTATTAGCACGGAGCCAGATGGGGGGCTTagtttcacaaactgtgagatcatgacctgagccaaaatcaggagatggatgcttaacagactgagccacccatgtgcccctcaactaagatatatttttaaataaggcttttattctgtatttacagaaaaattgtgaacGTAGTACAGAGAGGCTGTCTCACGCTGGTGCAGTGAAAGGAGAGGCTGCCATGTCTGCGCACCTGCAATGGGTGCTTGTGGGGAACGGCTCCAGCTTTCTGATCAAGTGGAACGAACAGATACACAACACTGAGCCCACTAACCTTAAAGCTCACAGCTCCTTCTGCTACAATGGGCTGATTCACTGCAAGACTgtgggtgtggggctgggggcagagggcaaaGGTATAGTGGTGGTCACAAAGCACAGAACCCTCCAGCAAAAGCCTGCCACCTCCAATGTGCTGACCACCATTAGCAAGAATGCCTGGGCCGCCCTCAGCAGCATCTGGCCCATGATCCACAAGAACAGTTATGGCCCAGATCTGTGCATGCCTGCCATTCACAGAGCCAGTGCCATCCTGTGCAGCCAGAAGCCTGTGACGGTGAAGAGGAAGGAGGGCCTTCCCACCAAGAGCTCctgagcccctgcccccagcaaaaAAGATGTCAACCACCTAAAAAAATATTGCAGAGAGATTCATGCATTTACCCCATACCCAGATTCCcttattattaatatcttacattagtatgataAAATTATCACATTAGTGAAGCGATATTGACATGTTAGTAACCAAAGTCAATACTTTCTTTCAGTTTCCATAACTTTTACCTAATGTCTTATCTTTTCTGGGATCCAAGCCAGAAAATGATACCACGTTGCATTTAGTCATAATCTCTTTTGGCTCCTTTTGGCTGTaacagtgttttttgttgtttttgatgactttaaAGTTTTGAAGTGTACTTGTCAGGCAATTTGTAGAATCTTCCTTGTGTAGAATTGATCTGTTTTCTTCAATAGATGCATTGATAcatctatcacttttttttttaattttttttaacgtttatttatttttgagacagagagagacagagcatgaatgggggagggtcagagagagggagacacagaatctgaaacaggctccaggctctgagctgtcagcacagagccggacgcggggcttgaactcacggaacgtgaggtcatgacctgagccgaagtcggacgcttaaccgactgagccatccaggcgccccatacatctATCACTTTTGATGTTAACATCACCTGGCTTAGGCaatgtttgtcaggtttctctacTATACTGttactcttttcccctctcttttcatCCTGTTTTGGGTGTTTTGGAAGAAAGTGGCCTTGCACAGCCCTATTCAACGAGTGGGGAGTTGTATTCTAACTCCTTGAGGGTGAAGTAGCTACATGAATAATTTGCAATTCCTCTGCATGAACaatttattatccccatt
This is a stretch of genomic DNA from Panthera uncia isolate 11264 unplaced genomic scaffold, Puncia_PCG_1.0 HiC_scaffold_248, whole genome shotgun sequence. It encodes these proteins:
- the LOC125917804 gene encoding 60S ribosomal protein L28-like produces the protein MSAHLQWVLVGNGSSFLIKWNEQIHNTEPTNLKAHSSFCYNGLIHCKTVGVGLGAEGKGIVVVTKHRTLQQKPATSNVLTTISKNAWAALSSIWPMIHKNSYGPDLCMPAIHRASAILCSQKPVTVKRKEGLPTKSS